A region of Moorena producens PAL-8-15-08-1 DNA encodes the following proteins:
- a CDS encoding ABC transporter permease: MPQPISSPRKRYLRPSVFWSIRQGFPGWLSFLLSIIALVVPLLVWIFLSYQELVDPRFLPSPMVVLKAGWKMLTEEQLLTDIIASFTRVLVGFLFAAVVGIPIGIAMGTFYSMESLFGTIVGIVRYMPVAAFMPLIVLWAGLGETAKIIIIFLGIVFYNAIMIADAVKFIPDEMLNVAYTLGANRVDVLFRVILPATLPNIIDTMRVNVAGAWNFLVIAELIAAENGLGFKIIYFQRFLETDKVLFCILVIGLIGLMLDFGFRLLFRLTVPWSEQFVER; the protein is encoded by the coding sequence GTGCCACAACCTATATCTTCTCCCCGCAAACGTTATCTACGACCATCCGTATTTTGGAGTATCCGTCAGGGTTTTCCTGGCTGGCTCAGTTTCCTGCTTAGCATCATTGCTTTAGTGGTACCCCTGCTAGTTTGGATCTTCCTAAGCTATCAAGAATTAGTAGACCCAAGATTCTTGCCAAGTCCGATGGTTGTCCTGAAAGCTGGCTGGAAGATGTTGACAGAAGAGCAGTTACTGACTGATATTATCGCCAGTTTTACCCGTGTGCTAGTTGGTTTTCTGTTTGCGGCAGTAGTTGGTATTCCCATTGGCATTGCCATGGGGACATTCTACAGCATGGAGAGCCTGTTTGGTACGATTGTCGGTATTGTACGCTATATGCCAGTGGCGGCGTTTATGCCTCTAATTGTTCTGTGGGCAGGCTTAGGTGAAACCGCAAAGATCATAATTATTTTCTTGGGAATTGTGTTCTACAACGCGATAATGATTGCTGATGCTGTCAAGTTTATCCCTGATGAAATGCTGAATGTAGCTTACACTTTGGGAGCGAATCGGGTTGATGTATTATTTCGAGTGATTCTACCAGCAACTCTACCAAATATTATTGATACGATGCGGGTTAATGTTGCTGGTGCCTGGAATTTTCTGGTGATTGCGGAATTAATTGCTGCTGAAAATGGTTTGGGCTTCAAAATTATCTATTTTCAACGATTCCTAGAGACAGATAAAGTGCTCTTTTGTATTTTAGTCATTGGACTCATTGGGTTAATGCTGGATTTTGGGTTTAGGTTGCTTTTCCGCTTAACTGTTCCTTGGTCGGAGCAATTTGTTGAGCGTTAA
- a CDS encoding ABC transporter ATP-binding protein: MTNNHNLPKLQVCDISKSFRHRREELVVLKDINLDLEANEFVCIVGPSGCGKSTLLNIIAGLIPPSKGHVKVDGEVVLGPGRDRGMVFQNYTLFPWLTIADNIGFGLRLQRLPKGESQERIAYYLDVIGLSRFANAYPKQLSGGMKQRVAIARALANEPEVLLMDEPFGALDAQTKEELQEFFLGLWEKTHITVLMITHDVEEAVFLSQGIYVMGAHPGYIRDKIMIDLPAVRTLDTKLTLEFVELKRQVIQALRI; encoded by the coding sequence ATGACCAATAATCACAATTTGCCTAAGCTACAGGTGTGTGATATTTCCAAAAGTTTTCGCCACCGACGGGAAGAATTGGTAGTGCTAAAGGATATTAATCTCGATCTTGAAGCCAATGAATTTGTCTGTATAGTTGGACCCTCTGGCTGCGGCAAATCAACCTTGCTCAACATTATCGCTGGACTAATTCCTCCGTCTAAAGGACATGTAAAGGTAGATGGTGAGGTGGTTTTAGGTCCTGGTCGGGATCGGGGCATGGTCTTCCAGAACTATACCCTATTTCCCTGGCTAACCATTGCTGATAATATCGGCTTTGGTCTGAGGTTACAACGATTGCCTAAGGGGGAATCCCAAGAACGGATTGCTTACTATTTGGATGTAATCGGTCTAAGCCGCTTTGCTAATGCCTACCCCAAACAGCTGTCAGGGGGGATGAAACAACGGGTTGCGATCGCACGAGCGTTGGCTAATGAACCAGAAGTGCTGTTGATGGATGAGCCCTTTGGAGCCTTAGATGCCCAAACTAAGGAGGAATTGCAGGAATTTTTCCTTGGACTTTGGGAGAAGACCCATATTACTGTTTTGATGATTACCCATGATGTGGAAGAAGCGGTGTTCTTATCCCAGGGTATCTATGTGATGGGAGCTCATCCAGGTTACATCCGGGATAAGATTATGATTGACTTACCGGCTGTTCGTACTCTGGATACAAAGCTAACCCTGGAATTTGTGGAATTGAAACGGCAGGTAATTCAAGCTTTGCGCATTTGA